Proteins encoded within one genomic window of Pygocentrus nattereri isolate fPygNat1 chromosome 7, fPygNat1.pri, whole genome shotgun sequence:
- the rpl4 gene encoding 60S ribosomal protein L4 yields MACARPLISVYSEKGETSGKNVVLPAVFKAPIRPDVVNFVHTNMRKNKRQPYAVSELAGHQTSAESWGTGRAVARIPRVRGGGTHRSGQGAFGNMCRGGRMFAPTKTWRRWHRRINVTQKRYAICSSLAASALPALVMARGHRIEEIPEVPLVVDDKVEGYKKTKEAVLLLKKLKAWNDIKKVYASQRMRAGKGKMRNRRRIQRKGPCIIYNEDNGVTKAFRNIPGVTLQRVSKLDLLKLAPGGHIGRFCIWTESAFRKLDDFYGTWRKPSTLKVDYNLPMHKMTNTDLGRLLQSEEIQKALHAPNKRIKRRVLKKNPLKNLRVMMKLNPYAKTARRRAILQHKPEIKAKMLKPKVKRVRKAKKPAAAAPAPTTE; encoded by the exons ATG GCTTGTGCCCGACCGTTAATCTCGGTGTACTCCGAGAAAGGTGAGACCTCAGGCAAAAACGTGGTTTTGCCTGCCGTGTTCAAGGCTCCCATCCGCCCCGATGTTGTGAACTTTGTGCACACCAACATGCGCAAGAACAAGCGCCAGCCCTACGCCGTCAGTGAATTGGCCG GTCACCAGACCAGTGCCGAGTCCTGGGGCACGGGCAGAGCTGTGGCCCGTATCCCCAGAGTGCGTGGTGGCGGTACCCACCGCTCTGGTCAGGGTGCTTTTGGAAAC ATGTGTCGTGGTGGCCGCATGTTCGCCCCTACAAAGACCTGGCGCCGTTGGCACCGCAGGATCAACGTCACCCAGAAGCGTTATGCCATCTGCTCTTCCCTTGCTGCCTCAGCCCTTCCTGCCCTGGTCATGGCCAGAG GACACCGCATTGAGGAGATTCCTGAGGTGCCGCTTGTTGTTGATGACAAAGTTGAGGGATACAAGAAGACAAAAGAGGCAGTGCTTCTGCTGAAGAAGCTGAAGGCATGGAATGACATCAAGAAG GTTTACGCCTCGCAGCGTATGCGTGCTGGCAAGGGTAAAATGAGAAACCGCAGACGTATTCAGCGCAAGGGCCCATGCATCATCTACAATGAAGACAACGGCGTGACAAAAGCTTTCAGAAATATCCCAG GTGTTACACTGCAACGAGTGAGCAAACTGGACCTCCTGAAACTTGCCCCTGGTGGGCACATTGGCCGTTTCTGCATCTGGACTGAGAGTGCTTTCCGCAAGCTGGATGACTTCTATGGCACCTGGCGCAAGCCTTCCACCCTCAAGGTGGATTACAA CTTGCCAATGCACAAAATGACTAACACAGATCTGGGTAGACTCCTGCAGAGTGAGGAAATCCAGAAAGCACTTCATGCTCCCAA CAAAAGGATTAAGCGCAGAGTTCTCAAGAAGAACCCATTGAAGAACTTGAGGGTGATGATGAAACTCAACCCATACGCCAAGACGGCACGCCGTCGTGCCATCTTGCAGCACAAACCCGAG ATCAAGGCCAAGATGTTGAAGCCCAAGGTAAAGAGGGTTAGGAAGGCCAAAAAGCCGGCAGCAGCTGCTCCTGCGCCCACAACTGAGTAG